One part of the Lotus japonicus ecotype B-129 chromosome 2, LjGifu_v1.2 genome encodes these proteins:
- the LOC130740917 gene encoding mitochondrial outer membrane protein porin 2, translated as MSKGPGLFSDIGKKPRDLLTKDYSSDQKLTVSSYSTAGVALTSTAVKKGGLSVGDVAALYKYKNTLIDVKLDTASIISTTLTFTDLLPSTKAIASFKLPDYNSGKLEVQYFHDHATLTAAAALNQSPIIDVSATFGTPVIAVGAEAGYDTSSGGFTKYTAGISVTKPDASASIILGDKGDSIKASYLHHLDQLKKSAAVAEITRKFSTNENTFTVGGSFAIDHLTQVRARLNNHGKLGALLQHEIIPKSVLTISSEVDTKALDKNPRFGLAIALKP; from the exons ATGAGCAAAGGACCAGGTCTCTTCTCCGATATCGGCAAGAAACCCAGAG ATCTTTTGACCAAGGACTACAGCTCCGATCAGAAACTCACCGTTTCTTCCTACAGCACCGCCGGAGTG GCCCTTACTTCAACTGCTGTGAAAAAAGGAGGACTTTCAGTTGGGGATGTTGCAGCACTGTACAAGTATAAGAACACCCTTATTGATGTCAAACTTGACACAGCATCCATT aTTTCAACGACCCTCACATTCACCGACCTTCTTCCATCCACCAAGGCTATTGCTTCATTTAAGCTGCCTGATTATAATTCTGGCAAG TTAGAGGTTCAATACTTCCATGACCATGCTACCTTAACAGCAGCTGCTGCACTGAACCAATCCCCTATCATTGATGTGTCTGCCACCTTTGGTACCCCAGTGATTGCAGTTGGTGCTGAGGCAGGCTATGATACTTCATCCGGTGGGTTTACTAAATACACTGCTGGGATTAGTGTCACAAAACCTGATGCATCTGCTTCTATAATCCT TGGCGACAAGGGTGACAGCATTAAAGCATCATACCTCCATCATCTGGACCAACTTAAGAAGAGTGCTGCTGTGGCAGAGATCACTAGAAAGTTCTCAACAAATGAGAACACTTTCACAGTTGGAGGGTCTTTTGCTATTGACCATCTGACACAAGTCAGAGCAAGGCTCAACAATCATGGAAAGCTTGGGGCACTCCTGCAGCATGAGATCATACCAAAGTCAGTGCTGACCATTTCTAGTGAGGTTGATACCAAGGCCCTGGATAAAAATCCCAGGTTTGGCTTGGCAATCGCCCTCAAACCTTGA
- the LOC130740913 gene encoding uncharacterized protein LOC130740913 has translation MEKRLRSSLQSSPQEFLSLATTLPLKSSKPSLKTLIHSIKPSSTASSDLPPSLCDSIAASVQSFHNLRDNNPSTPPTKRLRRSSRHSKTPSKPHPDEKDEKQKLLERLEILANIALLCVSHPGKAFSPSDLLPGVQALHNNLIVFESDLALSSVIEGLCEEWWKENLPDRETLISQTLPFLLSRSLTLKKKVDVHRVCVLREAFALFDFEDESIEDLRLLLVRSVISPLYLKTEDGRRFLSFIFGLSSQLGKEMLAMIRSQIPFGRKSMLEAYGDILFRAWKAAPEDSRVEFENGFLQDLIEGAIHACSGAFASYIRRVFGAFINQRTTDGVEKLLYRLAEPIIFRSLQVANSNVRQNALHLLLDMFPLEDPDATKEEKDILLDKQFFLLERLLTDDCPEVRTIAVEGSCRVLHLFWEIIPSPIITKILTKLFDDMSKDACNEVRLSMLKGIIYLLDNPHSHEILKVLLPRLGHLMVDNALTVRVAAADLLLHLKDVRNYQFNKVVDLDLLLSLLANDQPPVAQKITKLLMPSYFPSKVPMEEACNRCITLVRRAPMAGARFCQFAILEGASKTHLLELVKVLLSLVLSMDNMEENQIEGFLVAASYLCDNLACEPSYINGLKELLTAEKVKGLLTVVSSKAQAQSSLFNILSIVCPNDVNELLEKCLAVVTNCSGLPEDVDRHSEMRSSHKLLLSLGGFDEMFESLTALLHKAAYRCHFKFGTDMPSHSVSFGTSKKSKSSGKSSMKSKIINKKQSFEDDYLLAVGAAWQVRDLFLHDDTRKAILRSQPLEMLFFSLKVVSEVSIVHSGHYEYMDISPVLAYITLALQMAVDNVDTGSIKNHGSTRKKHKVDSSALLSETVLQLTIEHMLSCLEKLFGADNIIQDHNEDPDNLQSTNGKNKTSAKRRKLSATNACHRSSGGSEFKEPQLVFCKVKMLTAVLKFMADTTAMCFAPDNHGLFLDYTSRCVHDMVSSLDRLSHSQIQLREEDKKKNILCLKSSFTYAAKILNMILTDSSGSSTTPPQAFTLANNLLDLIISIESYMGSGYASRLVAAAKPWLPDVVLALGSASILQDPDIGREHLTPSEQMKQQFPKWPLIVAQTELSGPNEAEENDESPQQEKFSAFNKLLGMLIVLLKKNPDIMDAVGVIFLGSSLVGLEQKDSGLALGLLQFVCSKLFKDDDKNWGDMMLSSLEEIYHKIEREIAEENDDDKLGKLLRAKELLEPLWTYHLYETGRFTMTDD, from the exons ATGGAGAAGAGGCTTCGCTCATCTCTACAATCCTCACCGCAAGAGTTTCTCTCCCTCGCCACAACGCTACCCCTCAAATCTTCCAAACCCTCTCTCAAAACCCTAATCCACTCCATCAAACCCTCCTCCACCGCCTCCTCCgacctccctccctccctctgcGACTCCATCGCCGCCTCCGTCCAATCCTTCCACAACCTTCGTGACAACAACCCCTCAACCCCTCCCACCAAGCGCCTCCGCCGCTCTTCCCGCCATTCCAAAACCCCCTCCAAACCCCACCCCGACGAGAAGGACGAGAAGCAGAAGCTTCTCGAGCGTCTCGAGATTCTCGCCAACATCGCGCTGCTGTGCGTTTCGCACCCTGGGAAAGCGTTCTCCCCGTCAGATCTTCTCCCTGGTGTGCAGGCGCTGCACAATAATTTGATCGTGTTTGAATCGGATTTGGCTTTGTCTTCGGTGATCGAGGGCTTGTGTGAAGAATGGTGGAAGGAGAATTTGCCTGATCGGGAGACGTTGATTTCCCAGACTTTACCTTTTCTGCTCTCTAGGTCGCTGACGCTGAAGAAGAAGGTGGATGTGCATAGGGTTTGTGTGCTTCGGGAAGCGTTTGCGCTTTTCGATTTTGAGGACGAGAGCATTGAGGATTTGAGGCTGTTGCTGGTTCGGTCTGTGATTTCGCCCTTGTATCTGAAAACAGAAGACGGGAGGCGGTTCCTGTCGTTTATCTTTGGGTTGAGCAGTCAGCTTGGGAAGGAAATGTTGGCGATGATTCGTTCCCAGATACCATTTGGGAGGAAATCAATGCTGGAGGCATACGGGGATATTCTGTTTCGGGCATGGAAAGCTGCACCCGAGGATTCGAGGGTTGAGTTTGAGAATGGGTTCTTGCAGGATTTGATTGAGGGTGCCATACATGCTTGTTCTGGAGCTTTTGCTTCGTATATTAGGAGGGTTTTTGGAGCTTTTATTAACCAGAGGACCACCGATGGGGTAGAGAAACTACTCTATCGACTTGCCGAGCCTATCATATTTAGGTCTTTGCAG GTTGCAAACTCAAATGTTCGTCAGAATGCTTTGCATTTACTTCTGGACATGTTCCCCCTTGAAGACCCTGATGCCACAAAGGAGGAAAAGGATATTTTGCTTGATAAACAGTTCTTTTTGTTAGAAAGGTTGCTAACGGATGATTGTCCAGAAGTGAGAACAATTGCTGTTGAGGGTTCATGCAGAGTCCTTCATCTATTTTGGGAAATCATTCCTTCACCAATCATAACAAAGATACTTACAAAACTTTTTGATGACATGTCTAAAGATGCATGCAATGAGGTTAGGCTTTCTATGTTGAAGGGCATCATTTATTTGCTTGACAATCCACACTCTCATGAAATCCTTAAGGTGCTCTTACCAAGACTGGGGCACCTGATGGTGGACAATGCTCTCACAGTAAGAGTTGCTGCAGCAGATCTCTTACTCCATCTAAAGGATGTCAGAAATTATCAGTTCAACAAG GTGGTGGATCTAGATTTGCTTTTGTCTTTGCTTGCTAATGATCAACCTCCTGTGGCTCAGAAGATAACAAAATTGCTTATGCCTTCATACTTTCCCTCCAAAGTACCCATGGAGGAGGCATGTAATCGCTGCATTACACTTGTAAGAAGGGCTCCAATGGCTGGTGCAAGATTTTGCCAGTTTGCCATCTTGGAAGGAGCATCTAAAACTCATCTTTTGGAATTGGTCAAAGTACTCCTGAGTTTGGTTCTGTCAATGGATAACATGGAAGAAAATCAGATTGAGGGTTTTCTTGTTGCTGCTAGCTACCTCTGTGATAACTTAGCCTGTGAGCCAAGCTATATAAATGGTCTCAAGGAGTTACTTACTGCAGAGAAAGTGAAAGGCTTACTAACAGTAGTTTCTTCTAAAGCACAAGCTCAGTCTTCTTTATTCAACATTCTCTCCATTGTCTGTCCAAATGATGTTAATGAACTTCTTGAGAAATGCTTGGCGGTCGTCACAAATTGCAGCGGTTTACCTGAAGATGTTGATCGCCATTCTGAAATGAGATCTTCACATAAGTTGTTGCTTTCATTGGGTGGTTTTGATGAGATGTTTGAATCCTTAACAGCCCTCTTGCATAAGGCTGCCTATCGTTGTCACTTTAAATTTGGCACAGACATGCCATCACATAGTGTTTCATTTGGTACGAGTAAGAAATCAAAATCCTCTGGAAAATCTTCGATGAAGTCAAAGATAATTAACAAAAAGCAATCTTTTGAGGATGATTATTTACTAGCTGTTGGGGCAGCGTGGCAAGTCAGAGATTTGTTTCTGCATGACGATACCAGAAAAGCTATCTTGAGATCTCAACCTTTAGAAATGTTGTTTTTTTCTCTTAAGGTGGTTTCTGAGGTCAGCATTGTGCATTCAGGACACTATGAATATATGGATATATCACCTGTTCTGGCATACATCACCCTTGCTTTGCAAATGGCTGTTGACAATGTTGACACAGGTAGTATAAAGAATCATGGTTCAACGAGGAAGAAACATAAGGTTGATTCTTCTGCATTGCTTTCAGAG ACTGTCTTGCAGCTGACAATAGAGCACATGCTCAGCTGTTTAGAAAAACTATTTGGAGCAGATAATATCATACAAGATCACAATGAGGATCCAGATAACTTGCAGTCAACCAATGGGAAAAATAAAACTTCTGCAAAAAGGAGAAAGTTATCTGCTACAAATGCGTGTCACCGAAGTAGTGGTG GATCTGAGTTCAAAGAACCCCAACTAGTATTCTGTAAGGTGAAGATGCTTACTGCTGTTCTCAAGTTCATGGCTGATACCACTGCGATGTGCTTTGCTCCTGACAATCATGGATTATTCTTGGATTACACATCAAGGTGCGTACACGATATGGTGTCTTCATTGGACCGGCTATCTCATAGCCAAATTCAACTGAGGGAAGAggataaaaaaaagaatatattgTGCCTGAAAAGCTCTTTTACCTATGCTGCAAAAATACTCAATATGATACTCACAGATTCTAGTGGATCCTCCACAACTCCACCACAAGCTTTTACTCTAGCCAATAACTTGCTTGATTTAATCATTTCAATTGAATCATACATGGGCTCTGGATATGCATCACGTCTTGTTGCAGCAGCAAAGCCTTGGCTGCCAGATGTGGTTCTGGCATTAGGATCTGCAAGTATTCTACAAGATCCTGACATTGGTAGGGAACATTTAACTCCATCTGAACAAATGAAGCAGCAGTTTCCAAAATGGCCCTTGATTGTAGCCCAGACCGAGCTCTCTGGACCAAATGAAGCTGAAGAAAATGATGAAAGTCCTCAACAGGAGAAATTCTCTGCATTCAATAAACTTCTGGGAATGCTGATTGTATTACTGAAAAAGAATCCCGATATAATGGATGCAGTTGGTGTTATTTTCCTGGGTTCTTCACTTGTTGGGCTAGAACAAAAGGACTCTGGGCTTGCATTAGGACTCTTGCAGTTTGTGTGTTCAAAGTTGTTTAAAGATGATGACAAGAATTGGGGTGACATGATGCTGTCTTCTCTAGAAGAAATCTATCATAAGATAGAGAGGGAAATAGCAGAAGAAAATGACGATGATAAACTGGGGAAATTACTCCGTGCAAAGGAGTTGCTCGAACCTCTTTGGACATATCATCTATATGAAACTGGAAGGTTCACCATGACTGATGACTAG
- the LOC130740916 gene encoding inositol polyphosphate multikinase beta-like produces MLNLSVPENQVAGHKAKEGVNGPLVDDSGKFYKPLQSDERGSNEVTFYTSFSSDPRIPHNIRSFFPIFHGTSVVNAADHLVLEDLLSAYSNPSVTDIKIGSRTWYPEASDDYINKCLQKDRESSSISLGFRISGLKSVGASNSCWQPHKKFLQSLSAEDVKLVMRKFVSSDGNADNPDCVFASEVFVPVLKQLLELKKWFEVQTIFHFYSCSVLVLYEKEGKKRAGAVVKLVDFAHVVDAKGAIDHNFLGGLCSLIKFVSDVLAGVDGKVEL; encoded by the exons ATGTTGAACTTGAGTGTCCCAGAAAACCAAGTCGCTGGGCATAAAGCGAAGGAGGGTGTGAATGGGCCTCTGGTAGATGATTCTGGAAAGTTCTACAAGCCTCTTCAGAGTGATGAGCGTGGTTCTAACGAGGTCACCTTCTACACTTCCTTCTCCTCCGATCCCAGAATTCCCCACAACATTCGCTCCTTCTTCCCCATCTTCCACGGCACCTCCGTCGTTAACGCCGCCGACCACCTCGTCTTGGAAGACCTCCTCTCCGCTTACTCCAACCCCTCCGTCACCGACATCAAGATCGGTTCCAGAACTTGGTACCCAGAAGCTTCTGATGATTACATCAACAAGTGCCTTCAGAAGGACAGAGAATCCTCCTCCATCTCTCTGGGTTTCAGAATTTCAG GATTGAAGTCTGTGGGAGCTTCCAATTCATGCTGGCAGCCACACAAGAAGTTCCTGCAGAGCCTCTCTGCTGAGGATGTCAAATTGGTTATGAGGAAATTTGTTTCTTCCGACGGGAATGCCGACAACCCAGATTGTGTTTTTGCGTCTGAGGTTTTTGTCCCTGTTTTGAAGCAGCTTTTGGAGCTTAAGAAATGGTTTGAGGTTCAAACCATCTTTCATTTCTATTCTTGTTCTGTTCTTGTGTTGTATGAGAAGGAAGGGAAGAAGAGAGCGGGTGCTGTGGTTAAACTTGTTGATTTTGCTCATGTGGTGGATGCAAAGGGTGCCATTGATCATAACttcttgggtgggctttgttctTTGATTAAGTTTGTTTCAGATGTCCTTGCTGGGGTAGATGGTAAAGTTGAACTCTGA
- the LOC130740914 gene encoding calcium-transporting ATPase 2, plasma membrane-type-like: MMESYLNENFGGVKSKNSSQEALQRWRKLCGVVKNPKRRFRFTANLNKRTEAAAMRRSNQEKLRVAVLVSKAALQFIQGSQPSEYKVPEDVKAAGFQICGDELGSIVENHDVKKFKFHGGVNGVAKKLSTSVTEGISSDADILNRRQLIYGINKFTEIEAKSFWVFVWEALQDMTLMILGVCALVSLIVGIATEGWPKGSHDGLGIVASILLVVFVTATSDYRQSLQFKDLDKEKKKISIQVTRNAYRQKMSIYELLPGDIVHLAIGDQVPADGLFVSGFSVLIDESSLTGESEPVVVNSENPFLLSGTKVQDGSCKMLITTVGMRTQWGKLMATLTEGGDDETPLQVKLNGVATIIGKIGLFFAIVTFAVLVQGLVSHKLQQDSFWSWTGDDALEMLEYFAIAVTIVVVAVPEGLPLAVTLSLAFAMKKMMNDKALVRHLAACETMGSATTICSDKTGTLTTNHMTVVKTCICMNSQEVSNKPSSLCSELPESVVKLLQQSIFNNTGGEVVINKDGKREILGTPTETAILEFGLSLGGDFQGERQACNLVKVEPFNSTKKRMSVAVELPGGGLRAHCKGASEIVLAACDKVLNSNGEVVPLDEESINHLNSTINQFASEALRTLCLAYMELENGFSAEDPIPLSGFTCIGVVGIKDPVRPGVKESVAVCRSAGITVRMVTGDNINTAKAIARECGILTDDGIAIEGPEFREKSLEELLELIPKIQVMARSSPLDKHTLVKHLRTTFGEVVAVTGDGTNDAPALHEADIGLAMGIAGTEVAKESADVIILDDNFSTIVTVAKWGRSVYINIQKFVQFQLTVNVVALIVNFTSACLTGTAPLTAVQLLWVNMIMDTLGALALATEPPKDDLMKRSPVGRKGNFISNVMWRNILGQSLYQFTVIWFLQAKGKSFFALSGPDSDLVLNTLIFNTFVFCQVFNEINSREMEKINVLNGILENYVFVAVLSATALFQIIIVEYMGTFANTTPLTLVQWFFCLVVGFLGMPIAAGIKMIPV, translated from the exons ATGATGGAGAGTTATTTGAATGAGAATTTCGGAGGAGTCAAATCCAAGAACTCCTCTCAGGAAGCACTTCAGAGATGGAGGAAGCTCTGTGGGGTTGTGAAAAACCCCAAAAGGCGATTTCGTTTCACTGCAAATCTCAACAAGAGGACCGAAGCTGCTGCTATGCGTCGATCCAATCAG GAGAAGCTGAGGGTTGCAGTTTTGGTTTCCAAAGCAGCGTTGCAATTTATCCAAG GCTCACAACCAAGCGAATACAAAGTGCCGGAGGATGTCAAAGCTGCAGGATTTCAAATCTGTGGTGATGAATTGGGGTCTATAGTTGAAAACCATGATGTAAAGAAGTTCAAATTCCATGGTGGGGTTAATGGCGTTGCAAAAAAGCTTTCTACATCAGTCACTGAGGGGATTAGTAGTGATGCTGATATACTGAACAGGAGACAGCTGATATATGGAATCAATAAGTTTACTGAAATCGAAGCTAAGAGTTTTTGGGTTTTTGTCTgggaagcacttcaagacatgACTCTGATGATACTTGGAGTGTGTGCTTTAGTGTCTCTGATAGTTGGCATTGCAACTGAAGGATGGCCCAAAGGGTCTCATGATGGTCTTGGCATTGTTGCAAGTATTTTACTGGTTGTCTTTGTTACAGCAACAAGTGATTATCGCCAATCGTTACAATTCAAGGATTTagacaaggagaagaagaaaatttcCATTCAGGTCACCAGAAATGCATATAGGCAGAAAATGTCAATATATGAATTACTTCCTGGTGATATTGTGCACCTTGCCATTGGTGACCAAGTCCCTGCTGATGGACTATTTGTTTCAGGATTTTCTGTGTTGATTGATGAGTCAAGTTTAACAGGAGAGAGTGAACCAGTGGTGGTGAATTCGGAAAATCCATTTCTTCTCTCTGGAACCAAGGTCCAAGATGGATCATGCAAGATGTTGATTACAACTGTTGGAATGAGGACTCAATGGGGCAAGTTGATGGCTACTCTCACTGAAGGCGGGGATGATGAAACCCCATTACAGGTGAAATTGAATGGAGTGGCAACCATTATTGGGAAGATAGGCCTATTCTTTGCAATTGTTACTTTTGCAGTTCTGGTGCAAGGACTTGTGAGCCATAAACTCCAACAAGATAGCTTTTGGAGCTGGACTGGGGATGACGCGTTGGAGATGTTGGAGTACTTTGCGATTGCAGTTACCATCGTTGTTGTAGCTGTTCCAGAAGGGTTGCCATTAGCTGTGACTCTGAGCCTTGCATTTgctatgaagaagatgatgaatgacAAAGCCCTCGTCCGACATTTGGCAGCTTGTGAGACCATGGGATCAGCCACAACTATATGCAGTGACAAGACTGGAACACTAACAACCAATCACATGACTGTTGTGAAAACATGCATTTGCATGAATAGCCAGGAAGTGAGCAATAAGCCTTCTAGTTTGTGCTCTGAACTCCCTGAATCTGTTGTGAAGCTTCTGCAACAGTCAATATTTAATAACACAGGAGGAGAAGTTGTGATTAACAAAGATGGGAAACGAGAGATTTTAGGGACTCCAACCGAGACTGCAATATTGGAGTTTGGCTTGTCATTAGGGGGTGATTTTCAAGGAGAGAGACAAGCATGTAACCTTGTGAAAGTTGAGCCATTCAACTCTACTAAGAAAAGAATGAGTGTAGCGGTGGAGCTTCCTGGTGGAGGTTTACGAGCTCACTGTAAAGGAGCTTCTGAAATAGTTCTGGCTGCATGTGACAAAGTGCTCAACTCAAACGGTGAGGTTGTCCCCCTTGATGAAGAATCAATTAACCATCTTAACTCTACAATTAACCAGTTTGCTAGTGAGGCACTTAGAACTCTATGCCTTGCCTATATGGAGTTGGAAAATGGGTTCTCTGCTGAAGACCCCATTCCTCTTTCTGGATTCACTTGCATTGGAGTTGTTGGCATCAAAGATCCTGTTCGTCCCGGTGTTAAGGAGTCTGTAGCAGTGTGTCGTTCAGCTGGAATAACAGTAAGAATGGTTACAGGTGACAATATTAATACCGCAAAGGCTATAGCTAGGGAATGTGGGATTTTAACAGATGATGGCATAGCCATTGAAGGTCCAGAGTTTAGAGAGAAGAGTCTGGAAGAGTTGCTTGAACTGATCCCCAAAATTCAG gttATGGCTCGATCCTCACCTTTAGACAAACATACATTGGTGAAGCACTTGCGTACCACGTTTGGGGAAGTTGTAGCTGTAACTGGTGATGGAACAAATGATGCCCCAGCCCTGCATGAAGCAGATATTGGACTTGCAATGGGCATTGCTGGAACTGAG GTTGCAAAAGAAAGTGCAGATGTCATAATATTGGATGATAACTTCTCCACAATAGTAACAGTGGCCAAATGGGGACGTTCAGTTTACATAAATATTCAGAAATTCGTGCAGTTCCAGCTGACAGTTAATGTGGTTGCACTGATAGTGAACTTCACATCAGCCTGCTTAACAG GAACTGCACCTCTCACAGCTGTTCAACTTTTATGGGTTAACATGATAATGGACACCCTGGGAGCACTTGCTCTTGCAACTGAACCTCCAAAAGATGATTTAATGAAGCGTTCACCTGTTGGAAGGAAAGGGAATTTCATCAGCAATGTCATGTGGAGGAATATCTTAGGACAATCCCTGTATCAGTTTACGGTGATATGGTTTCTTCAGGCAAAAGGAAAATCATTCTTTGCACTTAGTGGCCCTGATTCGGATCTGGTCTTAAACACACTTATTTTCAACACATTTGTATTCTGTCAG GTTTTCAATGAGATAAACTCACGTGAGATGGAGAAAATTAATGTTCTCAATGGAATATTGGAAAACTACGTTTTCGTGGCTGTCCTCAGTGCTACTGCTTTATTCCAGATCATAATAGTTGAATACATGGGAACCTTTGCAAACACAACACCTCTCACTCTGGTACAGTGGTTCTTTTGTTTAGTTGTTGGATTTTTGGGTATGCCTATTGCTGCTGGCATAAAGATGATCCCTGTCTGA
- the LOC130740915 gene encoding cyclin-D5-1-like, which produces MGGSGNSFSLSSLMCEEVEATFFEDEENTCIDSIENPCFVLEDDDDEEYIEYLFRQETGLGIGSQIHFLSCDDDHSERCWMMSARLDAIDWIFNTQARFGFCVQTAYLSVTYFDRFLSKRSIDESKPWAIQLLSVACLSLAAKMEEQRVPPLSEYPIQGYCFENKVIKNMELLILSTLEWRMGLATPFAYLHYFVSKFFPGSRPETIITKATEHIVTMVRDVNLMDQRPSIIASASILAAFDATLTKKAIDLRISLISSWGNIESEHVFSCYNLIQEKTRDKVKTPSSTLLSSSTCVLENQSNTSTGIKRKLCYEDSENCSEPKLLRP; this is translated from the exons ATGGGGGGCTCTGGcaattctttttctttgtccAGTCTCATGTGTGAAGAAGTTGAAGCTACCttctttgaagatgaagaaaacaCTTGCATTGACTCAATTGAAAACCCATGTTTCGTTttggaggatgatgatgatgaggaataTATTGAGTACTTGTTCAGACAAGAAACGGGGCTTGGGATTGGATCCCAGATTCATTTCTTGTCTTGTGATGATGATCACTCAGAAAGATGCTGGATGATGAGTGCTCGTTTGGATGCCATTGATTGGATTTTCAAT ACACAAGCCAGATTTGGATTCTGTGTTCAGACAGCTTATTTATCAGTCACTTATTTTGATCGGTTTCTTTCCAAGAGAAGCATTGAT GAATCAAAACCTTGGGCTATTCAATTGTTATCAGTGGCATGTTTATCACTGGCTGCAAAGATGGAAGAGCAAAGGGTGCCTCCTCTGTCTGAATATCCAATACAAGGATATTGTTTTGAGAACAAAGTTATTAAGAACATGGAGCTTCTGATTTTGAGTACCTTGGAATGGAGAATGGGATTAGCAACTCCTTTTGCTTATTTGCATTACTTTGTTAGCAAGTTCTTCCCTGGATCCAGACCAGAAACAATAATCACAAAAGCCACAGAACACATTGTGACCATGGTCAgag ATGTTAATTTGATGGACCAAAGGCCATCTATAATTGCCTCTGCTTCCATATTGGCTGCTTTTGATGCTACATTAACAAAAAAGGCTATTGATCTTCGCATTAGCCTAATCTCATCATGGGGAAATATAGAAAGT GAACATGTATTTTCCTGTTACAATCTTATACAGGAAAAGACTAGAGACAAAGTTAAGACACCTTCCTCAACTTTATTGTCAAGCTCCACGTGTGTTCTTGAGAACCAATCTAATACTTCAACAGGAATTAAGAGAAAGCTTTGTTATGAGGACAGTGAAAATTGTTCTGAACCAAAGCTACTTCGGCCTTAG